The Musa acuminata AAA Group cultivar baxijiao chromosome BXJ1-3, Cavendish_Baxijiao_AAA, whole genome shotgun sequence genome window below encodes:
- the LOC103977174 gene encoding uncharacterized protein LOC103977174 isoform X2: MAHQSKFVSVNLNRSYGQPSSSSSSSVHGRSRPGSGGGGGGGGGMVVLSRSRSSATSAAKTAQKLAVPPPLNLPSLRKEHERFDPASSGSATTHGSPGLGSRAGTSALGWSKPALPVPEKDAGSRGQSQLGRSAIINDELAGSSYISPGARPGGQPLNATPGQGFSEKAVILRGEDFPSLRATFTSPAKQKDTSSQKQKQKLGVEEQSERREVSELHSPLQMRPQIKSSRLIANSMSDGDGGLIRPLCASEQSQRQDRDLPGLLPLVRLQHTSDWTDDERDIGLSIPERERDRGFLRSELVQVHDAYDGRGLHDTEGGSAWSREPFKGYPSGKDVRAASNESQDFGLWRFPMNSRDRLNTSSPGVDRDRHYARPISGNREMSTEGVNIQSSFGENGSDGFAKRSQDYRNAKMDLVSSEHTRIGKVVAEAFSGTHGHGHSNNWSKGGSFQNATVLKGQFSTGTRGTSLNDPTLNFGREKRSAPSAGKPYLEDTEFDSKDPFLGGIRDMNAKAYKKKKDLEKQIDFPDPIRESFEAELEGILRTQEQERQRIVEEQARALELARKEEEERDRVAREEEERRRMLEEEARNAAWKAEQERLDAARRAEEQRIAREEEKRRYQMEEERRKEAARKKLLELEARIARRQVEDNGKDDRVHSSVTASEERVPGVVKERDVPQDTEVGGWEDGERMVEQITSSALFDSLSVDRILEVGPKSQFPRDTFPSFAEREKHAYGSTILPSQADDNLYHNPRQDAFGHRGGFSKKEFHGGIETRSSRPSSKGATMIETSQRPDEYHEPRKQRWNSNKEVDYFKRNNDINSEFIDSVKFRDVGMVPGNSQGSPQAPYTEISSDNSVVDGFSSFTRYRQFLRQPRVPPPPSVTSVQRSSFRDPAEGASSSCFIDDDVHYNHPSRYEQKTLHRGYDNVFHETHQQGGTTAFLEKNASHFEQEAEKMSPRYDSQLSPSVSSPPSSPALLHHEMDISRDSPPLPASADGERTIVSDSEHIVLPLEGGAVDRMMASRSISPGVDDEWPVENNEEIQEQEGDEYQDIAEAHDGVDENFDSVQEIEDLHSDVQTTTGEMEQVILGFNEGVEVKLPSIDKFEITSSNSEKEFRIHAGSAGNLEESISNCEIIVQEDVMDSSLQSEPEKSLKDLSLDLISESSYSVNGAEASQSSRLPAQHSVTSATSCPMTSTASDSPNLSFPSIVVSQGEAPVSLQFGLFSGPSLIPSPVPAIQIGSIQMPIHMHTHINPSLPQVHPSQPPLFQFGQLRYTATISHSILPLAPTSTAFIQPSASAPYSFNQNPAGSLCDQTTQNYYSDKSRDEKPSGSSRKQTDLVKNPFESSQHRALLDSGKNVSIASQSRTEISSLVEKKGANNSISQAESHGEDDATMKKGYRLTGKWKESQHQQQHTELQSSRFFPGGKPPLRNPGNFSGGRRKRYTYSVKNAGTRSSFPGEDTLQAESSGFQRRARRNIRRTEFGVRENIARKQTQGTESLNSFGQDERPNEDSMVTGISIRNLDKKDAPLDRSVKIANDPDNLSSGASISLVVSSDRTEKVIRNETTLKSESIFDKSHAGKGNIKASDSLEGDVDAPLLSGVIRVFKQTGIEVPSNEDDFIEVRSKRQMLNDRREQRAKENKSKSRVPKGPGKQFAVPQSNAASSNPNKAVTSSVSDTTTIVCANSLVAEGRESTRLKPSFVTTANLTSQTLPPIGTPSVNADFERRLNDSKSGQAIIVPAVSDSESILVPGLLENKNTCPEYAVLPLSSWDSTHTSHQVIALTQTQLDEAMKPTQFGSQLASSIILEPHKLVSSVVTPEKPFSSCASPVNSLFADEKIQFGAVMPPNILPPVSRAICKGTGPPNTCRPELKIGQNLANNSYSMFFVKEQCPGEPCADLEDAEAEAEAAASAVAVAAITNDEMVGSGIGTASDTKSFSSADGTALASAGAANSHEVTGQSSCEESLTVALPADLSVDTALSVWPALPSPQTSQSVLSQFPGASPSHFPSFEMNGILDGRIFAYGSNDESAGSQGQPQKGAALGSGALGSWPQYHPGVDSFYRPPAGFTGPFINPGGIPGVQCPPHMVFYNHFAPVGQFGQVGVGFMGTTYIPAGKQPEWKQNQVCSTVNDSEGDLSNLNAVSGQGTPTSAPAIQNLGPGSPLMVASPLTMFDMNPFQPAANIPLQAWSHVPPPLHSIPLSMPLQQHHVESRIPSQLGRNLSGDATTGNNR, from the exons ATGGCCCATCAGAGCAAATTCGTGTCGGTTAATCTCAATAGATCCTATGGCcagccctcctcttcctcctcctcttccgtcCATGGCCGCTCTCGCCCCGGCtccggcggcggaggcggaggcgggggAGGGATGGTAGTCCTCTCGAGGTCCCGGAGCTCGGCCACCTCCGCAGCAAAGACCGCCCAGAAGCTTGCCGTTCCGCCCCCCTTGAACCTGCCGTCGCTGAGGAAGGAACATGAGCGCTTCGACCCGGCTTCCTCGGGGTCTGCCACCACCCATGGCAGCCCTGGTCTTGGATCGCGGGCGGGCACTTCCGCCCTGGGTTGGAGCAAACCTGCCCTCCCGGTTCCAGAGAAGGATGCCGGCAGCAGAGGCCAGTCGCAGTTGGGACGATCGGCGATCATTAATGACGAGCTTGCCGGTAGTTCCTACATTTCTCCTGGTGCTCGCCCTGGTGGCCAGCCGCTCAATGCCACACCAGGTCAGGGGTTTTCCGAGAAAGCTGTGATCTTGAGGGGCGAGGACTTCCCATCTCTTCGGGCCACCTTCACCTCACCTGCGAAACAGAAAGACACATCAAGCCAGAAGCAGAAGCAAAAGCTAGGAGTGGAAGAGCAGTCGGAAAGGCGGGAGGTGTCCGAGTTACATTCGCCTCTTCAGATGAGGCCGCAGATCAAATCCTCTCGTCTTATTGCCAACAGCATGTCAGATGGTGATGGGGGGCTGATCCGACCACTCTGTGCTTCAGAACAGTCACAGCGACAGGATAGGGACTTGCCGGGTCTGCTGCCGCTCGTACGGCTTCAGCACACGTCAGATTGGACTGACGATGAGCGCGACATAGGGCTTAGCATCCCTGAACGAGAGAGGGATCGGGGGTTCTTGAGGTCCGAGTTGGTTCAGGTTCATGATGCTTATGATGGCCGAGGGCTGCATGATACCGAAGGTGGCAGTGCTTGGTCCAGGGAGCCCTTCAAAGGGTATCCTTCTGGGAAGGATGTAAGGGCTGCAAGCAATGAAAGTCAGGATTTTGGCTTGTGGAGGTTTCCAATGAATTCAAGGGATAGATTGAACACCAGTTCACCGGGAGTCGACAGGGATAGGCATTATGCTAGGCCCATAAGTGGAAACAGGGAAATGAGTACGGAGGGTGTTAATATTCAGTCATCTTTTGGAGAAAATGGTAGTGATGGTTTTGCTAAGAGGAGCCAGGATTATCGAAACGCCAAGATGGATTTGGTTTCTTCTGAGCACACTCGAATTGGTAAAGTTGTAGCAGAAGCATTTAGTGGGACTCATGGTCATGGCCATTCCAATAACTGGTCCAAAGGAGGCTCCTTTCAGAATGCCACAGTCTTGAAGGGCCAATTCTCTACTGGAACTAGAGGCACTTCCTTGAATGATCCAACGCTGAACTTTGGTAGAGAAAAGCGGTCAGCACCAAGTGCTGGAAAGCCATATCTTGAAGACACTGAATTTGACAGCAAGGATCCCTTTTTAGGGGGCATCAGGGACATGAATgctaaagcatataagaaaaaGAAGGATCTCGAAAAACAGATTGATTTCCCTGACCCCATCAGGGAGTCATTTGAAGCAGAGCTTGAAGGAATTCTGAGGACGCAGGAGCAGGAGCGCCAACGCATCGTGGAAGAGCAAGCCAGAGCATTGGAGCTTGCAcgtaaggaagaggaggagagggatAGGGTGGCCAGAGAGGAGGAGGAACGGAGGCGAATGCTTGAAGAAGAGGCAAGAAATGCTGCTTGGAAAGCAGAGCAGGAGCGGTTGGACGCTGCGAGGCGAGCTGAAGAGCAACGGATTGCAAGGGAAGAGGAAAAGAGGAGGTACCagatggaggaagaaagaaggaaagaggCTGCACGGAAAAAACTTTTGGAGTTGGAAGCCAGAATTGCGAGACGGCAGGTTGAAGATAATGGAAAAGATGATAGGGTTCACTCTTCTGTTACTGCTTCTGAGGAACGAGTCCCTGGAGTAGTAAAGGAAAGAGATGTACCACAAGACACAGAAGTTGGAGGCTGGGAGGATGGTGAGAGGATGGTAGAACAAATCACTAGCTCTGCCCTATTTGATTCTTTGTCTGTGGATAGGATTCTGGAAGTGGGTCCTAAGTCTCAATTTCCAAGGGATACCTTTCCTTCATTTGCTGAAAGAGAaaaacatgcttatggcagcacaATTCTTCCTTCACAAGCTGATGACAATCTCTATCATAATCCAAGGCAAGATGCATTTGGTCATAGAGGAGGCTTCTCCAAGAAAGAGTTTCATGGTGGTATTGAGACAAGGTCTAGTAGGCCATCATCAAAAGGAGCAACAATGATTGAAACATCACAGAGGCCAGATGAATACCATGAACCAAGGAAACAAAGGTGGAACTCTAACAAAGAGGTTGATTATTTCAAGAGAAATAATGACATCAATTCAGAGTTTATTGATAGTGTTAAGTTTCGAGATGTTGGAATGGTACCTGGTAATTCACAGGGAAGTCCTCAGGCTCCATATACTGAAATATCATCGGATAACTCCGTGGTTGATGGCTTTTCCTCATTTACGAGGTATCGTCAGTTCTTGAGGCAGCCTCGTGTGCCTCCACCTCCATCTGTGACATCAGTTCAGAGAAGCTCTTTCAGAGATCCAGCAGAAGGAGCAAGTTCATCATGTTTCATAGATGATGATGTGCATTATAATCATCCAAGTAGATATGAGCAAAAGACTTTACACAGAGGTTATGACAATGTGTTTCATGAAACCCATCAGCAAGGTGGAACAACAGCTTTTCTCGAAAAGAATGCTAGCCATTTCGAGCAAGAGGCAGAGAAGATGAGCCCAAGATATGACTCCCAATTGTCCCCTTCTGTTTCGAGCCCACCTAGCTCGCCTGCGCTTTTGCATCATGAGATGGACATTTCCAGGGATTCTCCCCCGCTGCCAGCTTCTGCTGATGGTGAGCGGACTATCGTATCTGACAGTGAGCATATTGTATTGCCATTGGAGGGTGGTGCTGTCGATAGAATGATGGCTTCAAGGTCAATCTCTCCTGGAGTTGATGATGAATGGCCTGTTGAGAACAATGAAGAGATACAGGAGCAAGAAGGTGATGAATACCAAGACATAGCTGAAGCACATGATGGTGTTGATGAGAATTTTGATTCAGTCCAGGAGATAGAAGATTTACATTCTGATGTGCAGACTACAACTGGGGAGATGGAACAAGTAATTCTTGGATTTAATGAAGGTGTTGAGGTTAAACTTCCTAGTATAGACAAGTTTGAGATAACTTCTAGCAACAGCGAAAAGGAATTCAGGATACATGCAGGTTCGGCTGGTAATTTGGAAGAATCCATCAGTAATTGTGAAATTATTGTTCAAGAAGATGTTATGGATAGTTCTTTACAAAGTGAACCTGAAAAGTCATTGAAAGATTTGTCTCTTGATCTAATCTCAGAATCTAGCTATTCTGTAAATGGTGCTGAAGCATCTCAGAGCTCAAGACTGCCAGCTCAACATTCAGTGACTTCTGCCACAAGCTGTCCAATGACATCTACAGCCTCGGATTCACCCAACTTATCTTTTCCTTCTATTGTCGTCAGTCAGGGTGAAGCACCTGTTAGTCTCCAGTTTGGTCTGTTTTCTGGTCCTTCTTTGATACCTTCTCCCGTCCCAGCCATTCAGATTGGTTCTATTCAGATGCCGATACATATGCATACACATATAAACCCTTCTCTACCACAGGTGCACCCTTCGCAGCCTCCTTTATTCCAGTTTGGCCAGCTGCGCTATACCGCAACCATCTCTCACAGTATATTGCCACTAGCTCCTACTAGCACAGCCTTCATTCAGCCTTCTGCTTCAGCTCCCTATTCCTTTAATCAGAATCCTGCTGGTTCTTTGTGTGACCAAACAACCCAAAATTACTATTCAGACAAATCACGAGATGAAAAGCCTTCTGGTTCTTCACGTAAACAAACTGATCTTGTGAAAAACCCCTTCGAATCTTCACAGCATAGAGCATTGTTAGATTCTGGAAAGAATGTTTCTATAGCTTCTCAGAGTCGGACAGAAATATCATCTTTGGTTGAAAAGAAAGGTGCAAACAATTCAATTTCCCAAGCTGAAAGCCATGGTGAAGATGATGCCACCATGAAGAAGGGCTATAGGCTCACTGGTAAGTGGAAAGAATCTCAACATCAACAGCAGCATACTGAACTACAATCCTCCAGGTTCTTTCCAGGAGGAAAACCTCCCTTAAGGAATCCAGGCAATTTCTCTGGTGGGAGGAGGAAGAGATACACTTATAGTGTAAAAAATGCTGGTACAAGGTCATCATTTCCAGGTGAAGATACATTGCAGGCAGAATCAAGTGGCTTTCAGAGAAGAGCCAGGAGAAATATTCGAAGAACAGAATTTGGAGTCAGAGAGAATATTGCGAGGAAGCAAACACAAGGTACAGAGTCATTAAATAGTTTTGGGCAGGATGAGAGGCCAAATGAGGATTCAATGGTCACTGGGATTTCTATAAGGAACCTAGATAAGAAAGATGCACCTTTGGATAGGTCAGTCAAGATTGCTAATGATCCTGACAACCTAAGTTCAGGTGCTTCTATCTCTTTAGTTGTGAGCTCTGATAGGACAGAGAAAGTCATTAGAAATGAAACTACTTTAAAGAGTGAAAGCATCTTTGACAAGTCTCATGCTGGCAAAGGCAATATCAAGGCAAGTGATAGTCTTGAGGGCGATGTTGATGCTCCTCTGTTGAGTGGAGTTATTCGTGTTTTCAAACAGACAGGAATTGAAGTTCCTAGTAATGAGGATGACTTTATCGAGGTAAGGTCCAAGAGACAGATGCTGAATGACCGCCGAGAACAGAGGGCAAAAGAAAATAAGTCAAAATCCAGGGTGCCAAAG GGACCTGGCAAGCAATTTGCTGTTCCACAAAGTAATGCTGCTAGCTCCAACCCTAATAAAGCAGTGACATCTTCAGTTAGCGACACAACTACTATTGTTTGTGCTAATTCTCTTGTCGCAGAGGGAAGGGAATCTACTAGACTAAAGCCATCATTTGTTACCACTGCTAATTTGACATCTCAAACTCTACCTCCAATTGGCACCCCGTCGGTAAATGCTGATTTTGAAAGAAGATTGAATGACTCAAA GTCAGGTCAGGCAATCATTGTACCTGCCGTATCTGATAGCGAGTCAATACTCGTTCCAGGTCTACTAGAAAACAAAAACACGTGTCCCGAATATGCTGTATTGCCATTGAGTTCCTGGGACAGTACACACACGAGTCATCAG GTGATTGCCCTGACTCAAACTCAGCTTGATGAAGCTATGAAGCCAACACAATTTGGTTCACAGTTAGCTTCTAGCATTATTCTTGAGCCCCACAAACTCGTATCATCTGTTGTGACTCCGGAAAAACCTTTCTCTTCATGTGCAAGCCCTGTTAATTCCTTGTTTGCTGATGAGAAAATTCAGTTCG GAGCCGTGATGCCACCAAACATTTTACCTCCTGTCAGCCGAGCTATTTGCAAGGGAACTGGGCCACCAAATACATGCAGGCCAGAATTAAAAATAGGTCAAAACCTGGCTAATAACAGTTATTCTATGTTCTTTGTCAAAGAACAGTGCCCTGGCGAACCATGTGCAGATCTTGAAGATGCAGAGGCGGAAGCTGAAGCAGCTGCTTCTGCTGTTGCAGTTGCTGCCATCACCAATGATGAAATGGTTGGATCTGGTATTGGTACAGCTTCAGACACCAAAAGCTTCTCTTCTGCAGATGGCACTGCTTTGGCTTCCGCAG GTGCAGCAAATAGCCATGAAGTAACTGGTCAGTCATCCTGTGAAGAATCCTTGACAGTTGCTCTCCCAGCAGATCTTTCAGTAGATACTGCACTCTCAGTATGGCCGGCTTTACCGAGCCCACAGACATCCCAATCAGTGCTCTCACAGTTTCCTGGAGCCTCACCTTCTCATTTTCCCAGCTTTGAGATGAATGGTATACTAGATGGGCGTATTTTTGCTTATGGGTCCAATGATGAGTCAGCTGGCTCTCAGGGACAGCCACAAAAAGGTGCTGCTTTGGGTTCTGGGGCACTGGGGTCTTGGCCACAGTACCACCCTGGCGTTGACTCCTTTTATCGCCCACCGGCAGGGTTTACTGGCCCATTTATCAACCCTGGAGGAATTCCTGGTGTTCAATGCCCGCCACATATGGTCTTCTACAATCATTTTGCTCCGGTTGGACAATTTGGGCAAGTAGGCGTAGGTTTCATGGGAACTACTTATATACCTGCTGGGAAGCAACCAGAATGGAAGCAAAATCAAGTATGTTCTACGGTTAATGACAGCGAGGGTGACCTGAGCAATCTAAATGCTGTTTCTGGTCAGGGAACCCCAACCAGTGCGCCAGCTATCCAGAATTTAGGCCCAGGTTCACCTCTCATGGTGGCTTCTCCTTTGACCATGTTTGACATGAATCCATTCCAG CCGGCTGCCAATATTCCATTGCAAGCTTGGTCTCATGTGCCTCCACCACTCCACTCGATTCCCTTATCCATGCCGCTACAGCAGCATCACGTGGAGAGTAGGATTCCTTCACAATTAGGCCGCAATCTTTCAGGAGATGCAACCACCGGAAATAACAG ATGA